GAAAAAGAAGTTCTTGAAAAAGCTAAAATAGAGGAAGCGGATGTTTTGTTGGCGGTAACTAAAAATGATCAAAATAATTTAGTGATTTGTCAATTAGCTGAAAGACAATTTGAAGTTCCTCAAACCTTTACAACTGTAAATACTCCTGGAAACGAAAAATTATTTGATTGGTTAGGAGTTAATGTTGCAGTAAGTAGTGCTTCGATTTTATCAGCACTCGTGGATCAAGAAGTTGCTGTTCAGGATTTGAAAGGGATTTTAGCAAAAGATCAGGAT
This is a stretch of genomic DNA from Halanaerobiales bacterium. It encodes these proteins:
- a CDS encoding TrkA family potassium uptake protein; this translates as MRIIIVGGGKVGRYLINDLSKKGHEIILVEQKEEKCNMISDKYNISVICGDGSEKEVLEKAKIEEADVLLAVTKNDQNNLVICQLAERQFEVPQTFTTVNTPGNEKLFDWLGVNVAVSSASILSALVDQEVAVQDLKGILAKDQDELKMIRLIVNDNSPVINKKLNEINLPLESVLVTILRGDK